CCCGGCCTCGCTCGGCGAGGCCGGGGCAATCGCGCCAGACAGTCGAGGGGGCCCGGGGGGCATCATGCCCCCCGGCCGCCGGAGGCATCTTCCCTCTTCGCCTTTATATGTTCCCCAAAGCCGCCTTGAACCGGGCCATGCGCGCGGCGGGCTCCTGGACCTCGGCCACGCGGGCGAGGCTGGCCAGTTCGGTGATGCGGTCGGCCGGCGCCGGGTGGGTCTTGGCGAAATCCGCGCCGCCCGGGGTGAGGCGCTTTTGCATTTCGGCCAGCATGTCCGGCAGCCCGGCCGGGTCGTAGCCGGTGCGCGAGAGAATCGTGATGGCGGTCTTGTCGGCCTGGTATTCCAGGCTGCGGGAGTAGCCGTTGTTGACCATGGTGGACATGATGTCGCCGATGGAATCGGCGAAGATGTCGGTCAGGCGCGCGACGTCGCCGCCGCCGACGTGCTTGACGGCCTCGCCGCCGATAATCGCCAGGGCTTCGGTGGTGCGCGAGCGCTTGATGGCCCGCAGGGCGTCCTTGCCCTGGACGTGGGCGATCTCGTGGGCCAGTACGGCGGCCAGGGCGTTTTCCCCGGCGCAGCAGCGCAGCATGCCCCGCGTGACGAAGACGAGCCCGCCCGGCGCGGCAAAGGCGTTGATGTCGGTGGAATCGAGGATCAGGAAGTGGTAGCCGCCGTAGGTCTGCGGCATGTCGGAAAACATGGCCAGGGCCTGTCCCACCTCGTTGACGTAGGCATTGGCCTTGGCGTCCTTGAGCGGACGGTACTTGCCCAGAAGCGAGGCACCCACGGCCCGGCCGATGTAGTATTCCTGTTCGGGGGTGAAATCCTCGGCGGCGTGGGCCACGGCTTGCGCGCCCTTGACGGCCGAGGCGGCGTAGTCGCCCACGGGCGCGCCGCCGATGCTGGCGCCGAAGGACCCGATCACCCGGGAGACGGCGTCGGGGTTGTTGCATCCCAACAGGAACAATCCGGCCACGGCCAGCCAGGCCAAGGGAAGGAGAAGGCGCGGCTTCATCGGGCGCCTCCCTTGGGCGTGACGTCGCCCTGCTTGAGGAAGGCCAGCAGCGCGGCCGAGCCGTAGCTGACGCGCTCCATGGCGTCGATGGCGGCGTAGTCGCCGCCGTGGCTGCGCCGGTAGTCGGCCTCGACCGCGGCGGAAAAGCCCTTGCCGGCCAGCGCCATCTCCTTGCCGGACACGCTGCCCGTGCCCGCCGCTGCGCCGGACAGGGCGACCTTGTTTTCGGTCAGGGCCGTGCGGTGCATCCAGCCCGACACGCCGCCGGGCAGCGTCACCTTGACCCAGTCGCCCTGCTCCTCGGCCACGTCCACGCTCTGGCCGTAGGTCGCCTTGCCGACGATGCTGCCGAGAAACGACGGCGTCTGCCGCACCTGGCCGTCGCGCACCGACACGTTCATGACCTTGGCCGCCAGGGCCACGGCGCAGCCGAGGCTGACGGCCAGGGCCAGGGCCACGACCGGTTTGCGTATGCCCACGACACTCTCCTTTGCGGCGCGGGGGGCGCCGCCCCAGACGCGCGCCCCGCAAACGGACGGGCGCGGCCGTGTGTTTGACCATTATTCGTCAAAACGCCGATCAGCGCGAAACGGTCACGTGGGCCAGCTTCTCGAAATAGCGAATGATGCCGCCGTGATCGTCCTCGCCGCAGCCATCGGCCAGCAGGGCCTGCATGATTTCCATGACCGAGGCCGTTAGTGGCAGGGGCACATGCAAATTGTTGGCCGTTTGCATGACATTGGCCAGGTCCTTGACGTGGAGCCTGATGCGAAAGCCCGGATCGAACTTACGGTCCATGACCAGCGGCGCCTTGGCGTCGAGGACGGTGCTGCCGGCCAGGCCGCCCCGGATGGCCTGGTAGACGAGCTCGGGCTCGACCCCGGCCTTGGCCGCGAGCACCAGCGCCTCGGACATGGCCGCGATGTTTAAGGCCACCACGATCTGGTTGGCCAGCTTGGCCACGCCCCCCGCCCCGACCTCGCCCACCCGGGTGACCGAGGCGGCCATGGCCGACAGCACGGGCCTGACCGCCTCGAAATCCGCCGCGTCGCCGCCGGCCATGACGGTGAGCGTCCCCTCCACGGCCTTGGGCTCGCCGCCGCTGACCGGCGCGTCGAGAAAGCGCACCCCGGCCTTGGCCAGTTCGGCCCCGATCTCCCGACTGGCCAGGGGGGCGATGGAGCTCATGTCCACGACGTACAGGCCGGGGGCGGCGCCGTGGAGGACGCCGTTTTCGCCAAGGACCACCTCGCGCACCTGGGGCGAATCCGGCAGCATGGTGATGACCAGCTCGCTGGCCTTGGCCACCTCGGCCGGCGACGGGGCGTATTTCGCGCCGTGGCCGGTGACCGCCTCGACGTTGGCGGCCGCGCGGCTGAAAACCGTCAGCCCGTAGCCCGCCTTGAGCAGGTTGCGGCACATGGGCTTGCCCATGATGCCAAGGCCGATGAACCCGATGTTGCGCATGGGCGTATCCTCTGCGGGGAATGCCTCCGGCGGGTCCAGGGCGCCGCCCAGGACCCGGGGGGGGGGGGGGGGCCCCCCCCCCCCCGCCCCCCCCGGGGGGGATCATCCCCCCCGGACCCCCTGGAAGGGGTGGTTAGAGTGCCAAGCCCATTGCCCCGATCCAGCCCAGGGAGCCGCTGGTGTCGGGGGCGGGCACGTATTCCAGGCCGACGAAGCCGGCATAGCCCAGGCGGTCCAGTTCGGCGAACAGGAAGGGATAGTTGATCTCGCCGGTGCCGGGTTGGTGGCGGCCGGGGTTGTCGGCCACCTGGATGTGGCCGATGCGGGGCAGGTTGGCGGCGATGGTCGCGGCCAGCTCCCCTTCCTCGCGCTGGGCGTGGTAGACGTCGTACTGCATGACCACGTTGGGGCGGGCCACGGCGTCCAGAAGGGCCATGACCTGGTTCGTGCGCGAGAGCAGAAAGCCGGGCATGTCATAGTGGTTGATGGCCTCGATGACCAGGGTGAGGCCGGCTTCGGCCAGGGCGTCGGCGGCGAAGGCGACGTTGCCGGCCATGACGGCGCAGGCCTCCTCCACGTCGGCGTCCGGGGGCAGCTTGCCGGCCAGGCAGTTGAGCCGGGTCACGCCGAGGGTCGCGGCGTAGGAAAGGGCCCGGCCGACGCCGTCGCGAAACTCGGCCTCCCGGCCGGGCAGCCCGGCGATGCCCCGCTCCCCGGCCGTCCAGTCGCCGCAGGGCAGGTTGAAAAGCACTTGCGTCAGGCCGTTGGCGTCGAGCAGCCCGCGCAGGACCTCGGCCGGGTGGTCGTAGGGGAACAGGTACTCGACGAAACGGAAACCGGCCGCCCTGGCCGCGGCGAAGCGGTCGAGGAACGGGAGCTCGGTGAACAGCATGGACAGGTTGGCGGCAAAAACGGGCATGGCGCACTCCTTGGGGAACGTGGAACGGGCGCGGCCTCAGGCCGCCCCGGCCCGGGCCGGGTCGAAGCAGGGCGCGCCGGACAGGAAACAGGTCACCATGGCCTCGATGCTGGCCTCGCTGACCATGAGCATGTCCGTCTGGCGGGTAAATTGCAAAAGCCGCCCCATGTGGGCGAGCTTTTCCTCGATCAGCGCGGCCGGGACTTTCTGGTAGCGGCCGGACACCCGGTCGGCGGCGGCTTCCACGGCGAATCCCAGGGCGTCCAGGATGCGGCCGATGGCCCGCGCCCGGCGCGAGCGTTTGACGTCGTCGGCCGCGCCGCCGGCAAAGGAAAAGGTGATGTAGTTCTTGTTGACGGTGGCCCCGCAGTAGCAGTCGAGCACGCCGTAGTGGTAGCCGACGCGGGAACTGAAGTTGAGGTACTTGTCCGAGATGATGGCGTAGGATTTCTCGCCGAAGCGGTCGCTGCCGGCCGTGGGCTGGCTGACGAGCTGCTCGGACATGACCGACAGGAAGCCGCCCAGGTTGACCGGCCGCAGCGCCTTGGCCTCCTCGGACAGCACGAGCCCGGTCAGCAAGGCGAGGAAGGGCCGCGAGGCGATGTCGGCCGGGGCGACCCGGCGCTTGCCGGCCGCTCCGGCGCGGATGCCGCCGCCGAGGTCGATGATGTGCAGGTCCAGGCCGGTGGTGGCGTCCAGGACCGTGGTCACGCCCCGCTGGCCCGAGGCCAGGTCGCTGACCGCGAACATCTCGCCGTAGGACCATTCGTGCAGCAGGCGCGTCACGTCGTGGAGGCTTTGGCAGCCCTCCGGCCGGAAGGTCGGGGCCTTGGGGTCGAGCAGGGTCAGCGGCACGACGCGCCGGGCCGCCTCGGCCAGGATGGCGTGGACCTGCGTGCCGGCCATGAAGGCCGGCGCCTCCTCGGGCTGGCCAAGCAGGCTCTCCACCCGGCCCCGGTAGATGCGCCCCGAGGTGGCGTCCACGGTGACCTCCTGGCCGTTGGCCAGCCGTGTGGTGGCCTCGCCCAGGCCCAGCAGCGTCGGCACGCCGAATTCCCGCGACAGGGAGGCCATGTGCCCGGTGACGCTGCCCTGGTCGGTGACGATGGCCGCCGCCCGCTGCATGGCCACCATGAACTGGGGCGCGCTGTGGGGGGCCACCAGCACGGCGCCCGGGGGAAAGGCCTGCAAGTCCTCGTCGGTCAGGACCAGGTGCACCGGGCCGGCCCCGACCCCGGAACAGGCGCCCTGGCCGCCTTCGAGGAGCAGCTCGGCCCCGGGCACGGGCGGGCCGCCGGCCAGGCAGCCGCCTTCGGCGAGGGCCGTGAGCTGGCGCGATTGCAGCACGACGAGTTCCCCGGCCTCGGTGAGCGCCCACTCCACGTCCTGGGGCCGGCCGAAATGGCGTTCGAGGAACAGGCCCCAGGCGCCGAGCTTGCGGGCCTGCTCGTCGGACAGACAGGGGACGGCGCGCCTGTCCTCGGGCACGGGCACGTCGACCAGGCCCCCCGAGGGCGAGGGCACGAGCATGCGGGGCTTGTCCGCGATCTCGCGCCGGGTGACGGCGAGGGTCTCCCGGTCCAGATGGATGGCGTCCGGGGTGATGACCCCGTCCACGGCATAGGGTCCCAGGCCCCAGACGGCGTTGAGGAGGATTTCCTCGCGGCAGGGCTCCTCGGGCAGCCGGGTATAGAGCACGCCGGCCGCCGTCGACGGCACCAGGCGCAGGCAGGCGGCGGCCATGGCCACGTCGTCGTCGGGGATGCCCTTGAGCAGGCGGTAGGACATGGCGCGCGGGGTGTAGAGACTGGCGATGACGAACTTGTAGGCGCTGACGATGCGGTCCGGGGCGACGTTTAACATGGTCAGGTACTGGCCGGCGAAGGACAGTTCGCCGTCCTCGCCGATGGCGCTGGAGCGCACGGCGAAGCGGGCCGCCGGGCCGTCGTCGCCGGCGCCGGCCTCGGCGGCGGCGGTGATGGCGGCGGCCAGGGCATCGGGCAAGGGGGCGCGCAGGATGGCGGCCTGGATGTCCTCGGCGGCGGCGGCCATGGAGGCCGGATCGTCGGGGGCGATGCCCAGGCGGATGCTGGCGATGGTTTCCGTCAGGCCGGTGGCGCTGAAAAAGCCGCGGAAGGCGGCCGTGGTCACGCAAAAGCCCCCGGGCACGGGCAGGCCCACCCGGTTGGCCACTTCGCCCAGGTTGGCGCATTTGCCGCCCACCTGGTCCACCATCTCGGCCGTGACGTCGGCGAGCCCGACGACCGGCTTGCCGCGATGGGGATTGACCCGGCCTTCGATGACGGTCTTGATCTCGGCCGAAAGCCGCTCCACCAGGGCCAGCAGCACGGGCTGGGGCCGCCCGGACAGGCGCTCGAAGCTCTTGATCATGCGGATGGCGTGAAAGATGGCCCGGCTGGTGCGCGACCGGATAAAGGCCATGCCGAAGACCTCGCGGCCCTCGAGCATGACGTCCATCTCGGAAAAGATCTTGAGCAGCTCGGTGTTGGATTCGAGCAGCGACTGGAATTCATTGTATTTGTTTCGAAAAATCGCCGTCGTTTCCTCGCGGCCGCCCTGATGGCGGGAGAACCCGGAAAACAGGCTGCGCAATCCCTCAAACACGGTGCCCATGGGCATCCTCCCGAGGCGGCGCGAAAACGCACCCGGCCGCCGCCCTTCGCGCATAACTTTTGCGCCCGGCCGTTTTCCCCGCTATGCTGCCTTCTCCCGATGCAACGGCCAGCGCGCCGCCGTCGGGCAGGAGGAGCGCATGGGAGCCAACCTCGCCATCGTCACGCTCGTGGTCGCCTTTTCCCTGGTCATCGGCATCGTCCTTGGCCGCAAGCTGCGCCGCAAGTAGGCCGGGCCGAGCCCGATTTTCCCGGGTCCGCCGTCAAGCCGGCCGGGCCTGGTCGCCGTCGGGCCCGCCCAGGCCATCGGCATCCAGGCCGAGGCCGCGGGCCAGGCCGGGCACGAGCGCCAACGCCTCGGCAAAGGCGTAGCGTTCGATGGCCGCCACGAGGTCCCGAAGCTGGGGCGGTTCGCCCCGCCCGGACAGGGCCTGGCGCAGGGCCAGCAAGTCCTCGTCGGCCTGGACGCTTCCGGCGCGCAGGTGCCCGCACAGCCCCCGCAGGATGGGCATCAGGGCGGCCCCGCCCTCCCCGGCGGCGGCTTTCCGGCTCCCGCCGGGCCACGGTCTTGCGCCGCGAAGCCGCAGCACCTCCGCGAGCGCCTCGAGCAGAAGCTCGCGCTCGAAAATCTTGGGCAGGCAGGCGTCCATGCCGGCCGTCAGGCAGCGCTCGCGTTCCGTTTCCACGTCGTGGGAAGTCAGGGCCACGATGGGGATGTCGCGGGCGCAGGGCGGGCTGGCGCTGGCCGAAAGCAGCCCGCGGATGACGCGGCTGGCCGTGGGGCCGTCCATCTCCGGCATTTCGATGTCCATGAGGATGCAGTCGAAGGGGCGTCCGGTCCGGCGCTCGCCGAAAAGCAGCCGGCAGGCCTCCTTGCCGTTTTCGGCCGTGGTCACGCCGTGGCCGGCGCCGCGCAGGATCTGGGCGAAAACGGCCCGATTGAGCTTGGCGTCGTCCACGAGCAGCACGTTGAGGCATTCCCGCTCCCGGCAGGCCGGCAACGCCTCCGCGGCCGGGGCGATGCGGCCGGCATCGGCCACGGTGGCCCGCAAGGCCGTGGCGTAGGCCGTGAGGTGCGGGGCCTCGGGGAACGCCCCCCCGGCCAGGGCCGACTCGAGGTCGCGGGCGGCGGCGGCCAGGGCATCGGCCGCGATGTTGCCGGCCACGCCCTTGACGGTATGGGCCAGGCGCCGGGCGCCCTCCAGGTCCCCGGCGCCGGCGAGACGAACGATCTCCTCGGCGCTCGCGGCGTAGTCGCGGGCGAATTCCGCCGCCACGCTGGAAAAAAGGCGTTCGTTGCCGCCCAGGCGGGCCAGGGCCTTGGCGACGTCGATGCCGAGGCCCGGTGCCACCGGGGATGCCGGGGCTGGCGCGGCCGGGGGGGACCGGCGGGCCGCCCCGGCCGCCGAGGCGATCCATTGGCCCAGGGTGGCCAGCAGCCGGGCGGCATCGATGGGCTTGGTCAGGTAATCGTTCATGCCGGCGGCCAGGCAGCGTTCGCGGTCCTCGGCCAGGGCGTGGGCCGTGAGCGCGATGACGGGCACGTCGGCGCCGCCGGGCAGGGCCCGGATGGCTTTCGTGGCTTCCAGGCCGTCCATGACCGGCATCTGCACGTCCATGAGCACGGCGTCGTAGAAGGCCCGCCCCACCATGTCCACGGCTTCGCGGCCGTGCCCGGCCACGTCCACGGCCGCGCCCAGGTGCGCGAGCATCTCCCGGGCCACCTGCTGGTTGATGGCGTTGTCCTCGACCAGAAGCAGCAGCACCCCCGACAGGGGCTGGCGCCCCATGTCCTTGGCCGTGTCGGCGGGCGAAGCGTCCGCCGGCCGGGAGTCGTCCGGGAGCGCTTGCCCGTTGGCGGCGCCCGGCCGGGCGTCCTCGTCGAAGGTCGCCTCGAAGGAAAACGTCGTGCCATGCCCGGGCTGGCTTTCCACCTCCAGTTCGCCACCGAGCAGGGCCGCGCCGTGCCGGACCAGGGCCAGGCCGAGGCCGGTGCCGCCGTACGGGCGCGACAGGGAGCCGTCGGCCTGGGTGAAGGATTCGAACATGTCGGGGATGGTGGCGCCGTCCATGCCCAGGCCCGTGTCGCGCACGGCGAAGCGCAGGCGCACCGCGCCGCCGCGCCGCCAGCAGCGTTCCACCACCACGTCCACCCGGCCGTTTTCCGTGAATTTGACCGCGTTGCCGACCAGGTGGGACAGCACGCCCTCGAGCCTGGCATGGTCGCCCACCAGGCGCGAGGCGATGTCCGGCCCCAGGCGCGCCGCCAACACCAGGCCCTTGGCCCGGGCGGCCGGGGCGAAACGTTCCGTCACCCGGCCCACGGCCTCTTCCAGGTCGAAGGGCGCCGGGGCCAGGTCCACCAACCCCTTCTCCAGGCGCGAAAAATCCGTGATGTCGTCCACGACGCCCAGCAGCCCCCGGGCGCAGGCCAGCATTTTATCGAGGTAGTCCAGGAGCTTGGGGTCCCTGGCCAGGGGCAGGGCCAGGTTGGCCAGGCCGATGATGGCCGAAAGCGGGGTGCGCATCTCGTGGGTCATGCGGGCCATGAAGTCGGCCTTGACCTGCTTGGCGGCGGCCGCCTCGCCCCGCAGCCCCTCGATGGTCGCCCGCGCGGCTTCAAGCGCCTGGCGCAGGCCGTCGCCCTCCTCCGTTGTGGCCGGATGGACCGGGGCGCCGGCACGGTCTTTTTCCATGAAGGCTCCGTTGAGTCAGGCCCTGGGCCGAAGGGGCCCGCGCGCATTGAGCCGCTCTTCCTGAAAATGGACGATTTTCCAGGCGGCCGTCAAGACGGGCGTTGGACAAGGCGCCGGCGAGCCGTTAAGAACAGGCCAGACGCGGGAGACCCCATGGCAGCGGATCCGGAAACCATCCTGTCCTTCGCCCTGACCGCCCTGGCCTGCCTGGCGGCGGCCGTGGCGGACCTGCGCACCCGGCGCATCCCCAACCGGATCACCTTTCCGGCCATGGCCCTGCTTTTGGCCGTGCACGGGGCCTTCTCGGGCCTGGCCGGCCTTGGCGACAGCGCCCTGGGGCTGGCCGGCGGCTTTCTCATTTTCCTGATTCCCCACATGCTCAAGGTGCTCGGCGCCGGCGACGTCAAGCTCATGGCCGTGGTCGGGGCCGGGCTTGGCGCCGGGGCCGTGGTCACGGCGGTGCTTTTCACCAGCGTCGCCGGCGGCCTGCAATTCCTGTTGTGGCTGGCCTGGCTGCGCCTGGCCGGCCGGGCGGGGCCGAAGGGCTGGCGCCCCTGCTACGGGCCGGCCATCGCCGCCGGCGCCCTGGCGGCCATGGCCCTGCGCCTGGCCGGGCAACCCTACCTCACGTTTCGCCTGCCCTGGCAGTGACGCCCGGCGCGCCAAGGACGATACGACCATGCCCTCCCCCGCCGCGCACACCGCCTCCCGCCGCCAGGCCCTGGCCGCCATCGGCTACGGCGCGCTGCTGCTGGCCGCCTTCTGGGCCATCGCCGCCTGCTGCGCCACGCCCGAGCGCGGGGCGCGGCTGTTCGACCAGGGGCGCCTGGAGGAGGCCCTGCCCCTTTTGGCGGCGGCGGCCGAGCGGGGGTCGGTCCCGTCCTCCCACCGGCTGGGCCTGCTGCTGGAAAAGGGCCTCGACGGCCCGCCGGACAAGCGCCGGGCCCTGGCGCTTTTCACGGCCGGGGCGCGCCGGAACCATGTCCCGAGCCAAGTGCGGGCGGGCGAGCTTTCGCGCAGCGTGGCCGGCGACGACGCCACGGCGGCGCGGTGGTATCGCAAGGCCGCCGAGCGCGGCGAGGCCGTGGCCATGGGCCGGCTGGGCCTGATGCTCTTGACCGGCGCGGGCGGGCCGGCCGATCCCGACGCCGCCCTGGCGCTGCTTCGCCGCGCGGCCACGGCCGGCGATGCCCAGGCGGCCACGGCCCTGGGCCAGGCCCTGCTGTCGCTGGCCGCCGTGGGCGATCCGCGCGGCGGCGATCCGGCCGACGCGGCCGCGCTTTTCGCGGCGGCGGCCGCCGGGGGCGACCCCGAGGCCCAAAACCGCCTGGCCGACCTGTACGCCGCGGGCCGGGGCGTGCCCCGCGATGCGGCCAAGGCCGCCGCCCTGCGCCGCCAGGCCGCCGACGCCGGCTACGCCCCGGCGGCCTACGCCCTGGGGCTCGACTACCTGTCCGGCCAGGGGGTCACGGCCTATCCCCTGGAGGCGGCGCGCCTTTTCGAGCGGGCGGCCGAGGCCGGCCACGTGGCGGCCATGCTCAAGCTTTCGGACATGTACTTCGCCGGCCTGGGCGTCTTCCGCGACCCCGGCCGGGCCATGGCCCTGTCCGACGCCGCCGGCGCGGCCAGCGACACGGCCGCCGCCGACCTGTGCCGGCTGTTCGCCGCCGGGCCCGAGGACCGCCGCGACACCGCCCGGGCGGCGCGGTTTTGCGCCAAGGCGGCCGAGGCCGGCGACGCGGCCTCGGCCACCCTGCTCGGGCTCGGCATGGTGCGCGGCCGGCTGCCCGGGGATGTGGCCACGGGCACGGACTATCTCTCCAAGGCGGCCTGGGCCGGCGATGCCCAGGCCATGTACGCCATGGCCCTGCTGCACCTGGCCGGCACGGGCGTGGCCGGCAATCCGGCCGAGGCCTTCCGCTGGGCCCGCCTGGCCGCCAAGGCCGGCCTGCCCGAGGCCAAGGCCCTTTTGGCCGCCCTGTCCGAGGAGGAATTCCCCAGCGCCGCCAACCTGGCCAAGGCCATGGATTTCTACCGCGACGCCGCCGAGGCCGGCGACGCGGAGGCCGGCTTCGCCCTGGGCTCGCTGCTCTCCAAGGGCCTGGCCGGGCCGCCGGATTTCGCCGAGGCCCGGGTGTGGTACGAAAGGGCCGCCGCCGCCGGCGACCCCAGGGCCCAGTTCAACCTGGGGCTGATGTACCTCACGGGCAAGGGCGGCGCGGTGGACGAGGCCAAGGCCCTGGCCCTCATGCGCCAGGCGGCCTCCCATGGCGATGCCCACGCCCGCTGCAACGTGGCCACCATGACCTTGACCGGGCGTGGCACGGCCGTGGACCCCCGGGAGGCCTTCCGCTGGTACCGGCTGGCCGCCGGCCAGGGCTTCCCCCTGGCCCAGGCCATGCTGGCGGGGTTTTTCTACGAGGGCCGGGTGGTGCCGCGCGATTTCGAATCGGCCCTTTTTTGGCTGACCCTGGCCAGCGCCGCGCCGGGAAACGATCCCCTGCTCGTCCGGGCGGCCAAGGCCAAGAGCGTGCTGGAAAAAAAGCTCGTGCCCGAGCAGATCGACCGCGTGCGCGAACGCCTGGCCGCCTACAAGCCCGCCCCCTTCGATCCCGAGGCCGAGGCGGCGGTGCTTGCCGCCATCAAGTTCCTGCCGCCCAGCGCCCGGGGGCCCGGGTTTTCCACGCCAACCAGCCCCCAGGCCCAGGCCGTGGCCCCGCCGCCGGCCTCCGAGGCCGATCCCAAGGCCCTTTTTTGACGCACGCCGGCGCCATGAAAAAAGGCCGCTCCGGGAGGGGCGGCCTTTGGGCTTGCAACGGCGGCGAAAACGTCCCGGCCTAGGGCCGGGTCACGGGCAACTTGGCCAGCACGGCCTGGACGAGCGCCTCGTGGGCCTTGTCCACGTCCTTGTCCTTGAGGGTCTTTTCGGCGTGGCGGTAGGTCAGGCGGAAGGTGAGCCGCCGGTCGCCGCCCTCCTCGGGCGTGTAGGCGTCGATGAGGAGCACGGCCTCGAAAATGGGCGCCCCGGCGTCGCGGATGGCGGCCAGCAGCCCGCCCACGGTCACGCCGGCCGGCACGGCCAGGGTGAGGTCGCGGCGCACCGGCGGGAACCCCGGCAAGGGCGTGAACCCGGGCTTGCGGGCGTCCACCAGCCGGCGCAAGGCGTCGATGTCGAGCTCCGCGATCCAAAGCGGGCTTCTGGCGTGGAAGGCGTCGGCGGTCCCGGGCTCCACCTGGCCGATGCAGCCGAGGAAGGTGTCGCCCACGGTCACCGTGACGTGGGGGGCCAGCCACGACAGGCCGGCACCCTGGCCGAAGGCCGCCTCGGGCAGGTGGAAATGGCGCACAAGCCCTTCGACCAGGCCCTTGATGTCGGCGTAGCCGGCCGTTGCGTCCTTGGGCCAGGGCCAGCCCTCGGGATGGCGGGCGCCGTGCAGGGCGATGCCCAGGCGCCCGGCCTCGCGGGCCGTGGACGGGGCTTCGGGATCGGCGGTGAAGATGCGGGCCAGCTCGAACAGGCGCAGGTTGGCGTTGCCCTGGGCGATGTTGTGGCGCACGGCGCCCAAAAGGCCCGGGGCCAGCATGGGCCGCATGACGTTCTGGTCTTCGGAGAGCGGATTGGCCACGGAGACGCGGCAGGCCGCATCCAGGCACAGGAGGTCGAGGTCGCCGTGACCGACGAAACTGTAGTTGACGCACTCGCGCAGCCCCGCGCCCATGCCGTAGGCGCGAAGGCGCGCCCAGAAGGCGAATTCCGTCTCGGGCGCGGCGTCGTCGAGGGACTTGGCCACGCGCGGGAGCCTGGGCGCGATGCGGTCCAGGCCGTAGACCCGGCCCACTTCCTCGATCAGGTCGGCCTCGCGCTCCAGGTCCAGGCGGTACGGCGGCGGGGTCACGGCCGCCACCCCCGAGGGGTCGACGTCGGTGACGACGCAGCCCAGGGCCGAAAGCGTCTTGCGGCAGAAGGCCTCGGGCATGTCCACGCCCAGGAGCAGGGAGGCCCGGGCCGGGCGGAAGGCGATGGCCCGGGCGATGAACGGCTTGGGCTCGGCGCTGGCTTCGCCGGGCGCCGCCGTGCCGCCGGCGGTTTCGAGCATGAGCGAGACGGCCCGGTGCATGGCGTAGACCGAACCGACCTGGTCCACGCCGCGCTCGAAGCGGTAGGAGGCTTCGCTGGGCAGGGCCAGGCGGCGGGCGGTCTTGCGGATGGCGCCCGGGCGGAAGATGGCGCATTCGAGCAGCACGTCGGTGCTGTCGGCCGCCATCTCGCTCACGGCGCCGCCCATGACGCCGGCCAGGGCCACGGGCTTGTCCGCGTCGCAAATGAGCAGGTCGCGGGCGGTGAGGTTGCGTTCCTGGCCGTCCAGGGTCGTGATCTTCTCGCCCTCCACGGCGTTGCGGACCTTGACCACGTTGCCGGCGAGCTTGCGCCGGTCGAAGGCGTGCAGGGGCTGGCCGAGCTCGAAGAGCACGTAGTTGGTGGCGTCGACGATATTGGAGATGGGCCGCTGGCCGATGGCCAAAAGGCGCCAGCGGATGCGGTCCGGCGAGGGGCCGACGGTCACGCCGGAAATCAGCTTGGCCCGGTAGACCGG
The genomic region above belongs to Solidesulfovibrio sp. and contains:
- a CDS encoding A24 family peptidase gives rise to the protein MAADPETILSFALTALACLAAAVADLRTRRIPNRITFPAMALLLAVHGAFSGLAGLGDSALGLAGGFLIFLIPHMLKVLGAGDVKLMAVVGAGLGAGAVVTAVLFTSVAGGLQFLLWLAWLRLAGRAGPKGWRPCYGPAIAAGALAAMALRLAGQPYLTFRLPWQ
- the pheT gene encoding phenylalanine--tRNA ligase subunit beta, coding for MLLSLAWLREFTPYDGTPQELAARLTMLGLEIEEIKNPFEAIMAVTVGRVLTRQAHPDSDHLSLCTVDVGGPAPLPIVCGAANVAAGQLVPVATVGVTLPGGLTIKKSKIRGQVSEGMICSESELGLSEEKSAGIMVLPESCAVGQALPEALALDTCVLDVSITPNRADCLSVLGIARETAMAFDLPLSLPEVAYAASGPDAASQVAIAIEDPDQCPVYRAKLISGVTVGPSPDRIRWRLLAIGQRPISNIVDATNYVLFELGQPLHAFDRRKLAGNVVKVRNAVEGEKITTLDGQERNLTARDLLICDADKPVALAGVMGGAVSEMAADSTDVLLECAIFRPGAIRKTARRLALPSEASYRFERGVDQVGSVYAMHRAVSLMLETAGGTAAPGEASAEPKPFIARAIAFRPARASLLLGVDMPEAFCRKTLSALGCVVTDVDPSGVAAVTPPPYRLDLEREADLIEEVGRVYGLDRIAPRLPRVAKSLDDAAPETEFAFWARLRAYGMGAGLRECVNYSFVGHGDLDLLCLDAACRVSVANPLSEDQNVMRPMLAPGLLGAVRHNIAQGNANLRLFELARIFTADPEAPSTAREAGRLGIALHGARHPEGWPWPKDATAGYADIKGLVEGLVRHFHLPEAAFGQGAGLSWLAPHVTVTVGDTFLGCIGQVEPGTADAFHARSPLWIAELDIDALRRLVDARKPGFTPLPGFPPVRRDLTLAVPAGVTVGGLLAAIRDAGAPIFEAVLLIDAYTPEEGGDRRLTFRLTYRHAEKTLKDKDVDKAHEALVQAVLAKLPVTRP
- a CDS encoding response regulator, with product MEKDRAGAPVHPATTEEGDGLRQALEAARATIEGLRGEAAAAKQVKADFMARMTHEMRTPLSAIIGLANLALPLARDPKLLDYLDKMLACARGLLGVVDDITDFSRLEKGLVDLAPAPFDLEEAVGRVTERFAPAARAKGLVLAARLGPDIASRLVGDHARLEGVLSHLVGNAVKFTENGRVDVVVERCWRRGGAVRLRFAVRDTGLGMDGATIPDMFESFTQADGSLSRPYGGTGLGLALVRHGAALLGGELEVESQPGHGTTFSFEATFDEDARPGAANGQALPDDSRPADASPADTAKDMGRQPLSGVLLLLVEDNAINQQVAREMLAHLGAAVDVAGHGREAVDMVGRAFYDAVLMDVQMPVMDGLEATKAIRALPGGADVPVIALTAHALAEDRERCLAAGMNDYLTKPIDAARLLATLGQWIASAAGAARRSPPAAPAPASPVAPGLGIDVAKALARLGGNERLFSSVAAEFARDYAASAEEIVRLAGAGDLEGARRLAHTVKGVAGNIAADALAAAARDLESALAGGAFPEAPHLTAYATALRATVADAGRIAPAAEALPACRERECLNVLLVDDAKLNRAVFAQILRGAGHGVTTAENGKEACRLLFGERRTGRPFDCILMDIEMPEMDGPTASRVIRGLLSASASPPCARDIPIVALTSHDVETERERCLTAGMDACLPKIFERELLLEALAEVLRLRGARPWPGGSRKAAAGEGGAALMPILRGLCGHLRAGSVQADEDLLALRQALSGRGEPPQLRDLVAAIERYAFAEALALVPGLARGLGLDADGLGGPDGDQARPA
- a CDS encoding tetratricopeptide repeat protein, whose amino-acid sequence is MPSPAAHTASRRQALAAIGYGALLLAAFWAIAACCATPERGARLFDQGRLEEALPLLAAAAERGSVPSSHRLGLLLEKGLDGPPDKRRALALFTAGARRNHVPSQVRAGELSRSVAGDDATAARWYRKAAERGEAVAMGRLGLMLLTGAGGPADPDAALALLRRAATAGDAQAATALGQALLSLAAVGDPRGGDPADAAALFAAAAAGGDPEAQNRLADLYAAGRGVPRDAAKAAALRRQAADAGYAPAAYALGLDYLSGQGVTAYPLEAARLFERAAEAGHVAAMLKLSDMYFAGLGVFRDPGRAMALSDAAGAASDTAAADLCRLFAAGPEDRRDTARAARFCAKAAEAGDAASATLLGLGMVRGRLPGDVATGTDYLSKAAWAGDAQAMYAMALLHLAGTGVAGNPAEAFRWARLAAKAGLPEAKALLAALSEEEFPSAANLAKAMDFYRDAAEAGDAEAGFALGSLLSKGLAGPPDFAEARVWYERAAAAGDPRAQFNLGLMYLTGKGGAVDEAKALALMRQAASHGDAHARCNVATMTLTGRGTAVDPREAFRWYRLAAGQGFPLAQAMLAGFFYEGRVVPRDFESALFWLTLASAAPGNDPLLVRAAKAKSVLEKKLVPEQIDRVRERLAAYKPAPFDPEAEAAVLAAIKFLPPSARGPGFSTPTSPQAQAVAPPPASEADPKALF